A single window of Larimichthys crocea isolate SSNF chromosome XII, L_crocea_2.0, whole genome shotgun sequence DNA harbors:
- the hirip3 gene encoding HIRA-interacting protein 3 isoform X2 codes for MMLSEKEAKSIRKFVCGELRDEPDLSTLTLRILKKRYLARVQCDSLSPEAKHYMKQVIGEELVKSSRMQDSDKSGSEVETKKPQNKRKRERDNDEVTSGEEDESTAKKSRCQSGSSSESEDKEDCKTGSEESEEDEKIKSEDEEQEVEKSQPKKNGGRKPQTNSENSTDEEKSESEKSESDCGDSPKKVSKKKASTTKNEETGKKTPQSDEENDTDTDNKSEKGDKITANGSSDNSEKEDKVSVEKKNSGSDSDSSSLPSLDDEKDSETEKTEKTRDDEKKKKKTVKKEESAKDQKNDDKAVTRLKRYISLCGVRRNYKKLLEGCRSVRSQVAALKKELEDLGVHGQPSIEKCKKVRKKREEAQEIAELDVSNIIATQGRPKRRASAWQEQHDPPPPSSPYLRTLDSGSDSDADAQRGRRRATDWSNLQGIISDDADSD; via the exons ATGATGCTGTCAGAGAAGGAGGCGAAAAGTATCCGCAAGTTTGTGTGCGGTGAACTCCGCGATGAGCCAGACCTCAG CACTCTGACCTTACGAATTTTAAAAAAGCGATATCTGGCACGGGTGCAATGTGATTCATTAAGTCCAGAGGCCAAACATTACATGAAACAGGTGATTGGAGAGGAACTGGTGAAAAGCAGTAGGATGCAG GACAGTGACAAAAGTGGAAGTGAGGTGGAGACCAAGAAGCCccaaaacaaaaggaagaggGAAAGGGACAATGACGAGGTGACAAGTGGGGAAGAAGATGAATCCACAGCTAAGAAATCACGTTGTCAGTCAGGCTCCTCATCAG AATCGGAGGATAAAGAGGACTgcaaaacaggaagtgaggagaGTGAAGAAGACGAGAAAATTAAATCTGAGGATGAAGAGCAAGAGGTGGAAAAATCACAGCCAAAGAAAAATGGAGGCCGTAAACCacagacaaacagtgaaaactctacagatgaggaaaaaagtgaATCAGAAAAATCAGAGAGTGACTGTGGTGACAGTCCAAAAAAAGTGTCGAAAAAGAAAGCAAGTACTACAAAGAATGaagagacaggaaagaaaacaccacagagtgatgaagagaatgacactgacacagataACAAGTCAGAAAAGGGCGACAAAATCACTGCCAATGGCTCCTCAGACAACAGTGAAAAAG AAGATAAAGTCTcagtagaaaagaaaaatagcgGCTCCGACTCAGATTCATCATCACTTCCCTCCCTGGACGATGAAAAAGATagtgagacagaaaagacagaaaagacacgagatgatgaaaagaagaagaagaaaactgtgaaaaaagaggagagtgCCAAAGATCAAAAG AACGACGACAAAGCAGTCACGAGGCTCAAACGCTACATCAGTCTCTGTGGAGTCCGGCGGAATTACAAGAAGCTCCTTGAAGGCTGTCGCTCTGTTCGCTCCCAGGTGGCTGCTCTGAAGAAGGAGCTTGAAGATCTCGGTGTCCATG GCCAGCCATCTATTGAGAAATGCAAAAAAgtcagaaagaagagagaggaagctcAGGAAATCGCTGAGCTTGATGTCAGCAACATCATTGCAACACAag GTCGACCTAAGCGCAGAGCATCAGCATGGCAAGAGCAACATgaccctccccctccttcctctccataTCTGCGCACTCTGGACTCCGGCTCTGATAGTGATGCAGACGCACAGAGAGGGCGCAGAAGAGCAACAGACTGGTCCAACCTGCAGGGAATAATCAGCGACGATGCAGATAGTGACTGA
- the antkmt gene encoding adenine nucleotide translocase lysine N-methyltransferase isoform X1 has protein sequence MCVLVYSVKLDLLTLHYTLHAGMDDDGPEEAFAALKTEHLGVWGVAQIAAGTGLAVYAMWVGILQPGFRKVPLKLQVPYIPASKAQVDNVMTLLRGRKGGLVDLGSGDGRIVLEAHRKGFTPAVGYELNPWLVRLARFHAWRAGHHEKVSYRREDLWKVDLTECKNITVFLAPSVLSLLQQKLQAELPDDALVIAGRFPFPDWKPCRIEGHGVDRAWAYNMQTQRQHIFKKNDTLKDSISELTREKGST, from the exons atgtgtgttttagtATACTCTGTAAAATTAGATCTGCTTACCTTACACTATACATTGCATGCAGGAATGGATGATGATGGACCAGAAGAGGCCTTTGCTGCCCTTAAGACAGAACATCTCGGAGTATGGGGCGTTGCTCAGATAGCTGCTGGCACTGGGCTTGCTGTTTATGCCATGTGGGTGGGAATCCTCCAGCCTGGCTTCCGAAAAGTCCCCTTGAAGCTGCAG GTCCCGTACATTCCTGCCAGCAAAGCCCAAGTAGATAATGTGATGACATTGCTCAGAGGTCGAAAAGGAGGCCTTGTTGATTTGGGATCTGGTGATGGCCGCATT GTCTTGGAAGCCCATAGGAAGGGTTTCACTCCTGCTGTTGGTTATGAGCTCAACCCCTGGCTTGTTCGCCTGGCCCGCTTTCATGCATGGAGAGCAGGCCATCATGAAAAAGTGTCATACCGACGAGAAGATCTCTGGAAG GTCGACTTAACAGAATGCAAGAATATCACAGTGTTTTTGGCTCCTAGTGTG CTTTCATTGCTGCAGCAGAAGTTGCAGGCTGAGCTGCCTGATGATGCCTTAGTGATAGCTGGTCGTTTTCCCTTCCCTGACTGGAAACCCTGCAGGATTGAGGGACATGGTGTGGACAGAGCCTGGGCatacaacatgcaaacacaaagacagcacaTCTTTAAGAAAAATGACACGCTAAAGGATAGCATCAGTGAATTAACCAGGGAGAAAGGATCCACTTGA
- the antkmt gene encoding adenine nucleotide translocase lysine N-methyltransferase isoform X2: MCPDICRVEGNGMDDDGPEEAFAALKTEHLGVWGVAQIAAGTGLAVYAMWVGILQPGFRKVPLKLQVPYIPASKAQVDNVMTLLRGRKGGLVDLGSGDGRIVLEAHRKGFTPAVGYELNPWLVRLARFHAWRAGHHEKVSYRREDLWKVDLTECKNITVFLAPSVLSLLQQKLQAELPDDALVIAGRFPFPDWKPCRIEGHGVDRAWAYNMQTQRQHIFKKNDTLKDSISELTREKGST; this comes from the exons ATGTGTCCTGACATATGTCGGGTTGAGGGCAATG GAATGGATGATGATGGACCAGAAGAGGCCTTTGCTGCCCTTAAGACAGAACATCTCGGAGTATGGGGCGTTGCTCAGATAGCTGCTGGCACTGGGCTTGCTGTTTATGCCATGTGGGTGGGAATCCTCCAGCCTGGCTTCCGAAAAGTCCCCTTGAAGCTGCAG GTCCCGTACATTCCTGCCAGCAAAGCCCAAGTAGATAATGTGATGACATTGCTCAGAGGTCGAAAAGGAGGCCTTGTTGATTTGGGATCTGGTGATGGCCGCATT GTCTTGGAAGCCCATAGGAAGGGTTTCACTCCTGCTGTTGGTTATGAGCTCAACCCCTGGCTTGTTCGCCTGGCCCGCTTTCATGCATGGAGAGCAGGCCATCATGAAAAAGTGTCATACCGACGAGAAGATCTCTGGAAG GTCGACTTAACAGAATGCAAGAATATCACAGTGTTTTTGGCTCCTAGTGTG CTTTCATTGCTGCAGCAGAAGTTGCAGGCTGAGCTGCCTGATGATGCCTTAGTGATAGCTGGTCGTTTTCCCTTCCCTGACTGGAAACCCTGCAGGATTGAGGGACATGGTGTGGACAGAGCCTGGGCatacaacatgcaaacacaaagacagcacaTCTTTAAGAAAAATGACACGCTAAAGGATAGCATCAGTGAATTAACCAGGGAGAAAGGATCCACTTGA
- the kctd13 gene encoding BTB/POZ domain-containing adapter for CUL3-mediated RhoA degradation protein 1, translating into MSAEASVGSDAADSVQSAVSQPAFHNTDELRNRGLLGSKYVKLNVGGSLHYTTVQTLSKEDSLLRSICNGGTEVNIDSEGWVVLDRCGRHFGLVLNFLRDGSVPLPEEHRELDEVLKEAQYYRVQGLVQHCLSAMQKQKDVFETVCRIPMITSAKEEQKMIATCRKPVVKLQNNRGNNKYSYTSNSDDNLLKNIELFDKLVLRFNGRVLFVKDVLGDEICCWSFYGEGRKIAEVCCTSIVYATEKKQTKVEFPEARIFEETLNILIYENGRGSGPGGLHLLDSRGSGSSLGAGGSEEEGAVGGDRRVRRIHVRRHIMHDERGHGQQTVYKD; encoded by the exons ATGTCTGCTGAGGCTTCAGTTGGCAGTGATGCTGCTGACTCTGTCCAGTCTGCCGTTTCCCAGCCCGCCTTCCACAACACAGACGAGCTCAGAAATCGAGGTCTGCTGGGGAGCAAGTATGTCAAATTAAATGTGGGCGGCTCGCTGCATTATACAACCGTCCAGACGTTAAGCAAGGAAGACAGCCTGCTGCGGAGCATATGCAACGGAGGAACGGAGGTTAACATAGACTCAGAAG GTTGGGTAGTGTTGGATAGGTGTGGCCGACATTTTGGACTTGTTTTGAACTTCCTCCGAGATGGCTCCGTACCGCTTCCAGAGGAACACCGAGAACTGGACGAGGTTCTGAAGGAGGCTCAGTACTATCGGGTCCAAGGACTCGTCCAGCACTGCCTCAGTGCCATGCAG AAACAAAAGGATGTCTTTGAAACTGTGTGTCGTATCCCGATGATCACTTCAGccaaagaagaacagaagatGATTGCTACCTGTAGAAAg CCGGTAGTAAAATTGCAGAACAACAGAGGAAACAACAAGTACTCTTACACCAG CAACTCTGATGACAACCTGCTGAAGAATATCGAACTGTTTGACAAACTTGTGCTACGATTCAATGGCCGCGTCCTGTTTGTCAAAGACGTGCTTGGGGATGAAATCTGCTGTTGGTCTTTCTACGGTGAAGGACGCAAGATTGCTGAAGTATGCTGCACCTCCATTGTCTATGCCACAGAGAAGAAGCAGACCAAA GTCGAGTTTCCTGAGGCTCGAATCTTTGAAGAAACCCTCAATATTCTTATTTATGAGAACGGCAGAGGATCTGGTCCAGGAGGATTACACCTTTTAGATTCAAGAGGCTCAGGGTCATCACTGGGAGCTGGAGGATCGGAGGAAGAGGGCGCCGTGGGGGGCGACAGGCGAGTAAGACGGATCCATGTGAGGAGGCATATAATGCATGACGAAAGAGGGCACGGTCAGCAAACTGTGTATAAGGACTAA
- the antkmt gene encoding adenine nucleotide translocase lysine N-methyltransferase isoform X3, producing MDDDGPEEAFAALKTEHLGVWGVAQIAAGTGLAVYAMWVGILQPGFRKVPLKLQVPYIPASKAQVDNVMTLLRGRKGGLVDLGSGDGRIVLEAHRKGFTPAVGYELNPWLVRLARFHAWRAGHHEKVSYRREDLWKVDLTECKNITVFLAPSVLSLLQQKLQAELPDDALVIAGRFPFPDWKPCRIEGHGVDRAWAYNMQTQRQHIFKKNDTLKDSISELTREKGST from the exons ATGGATGATGATGGACCAGAAGAGGCCTTTGCTGCCCTTAAGACAGAACATCTCGGAGTATGGGGCGTTGCTCAGATAGCTGCTGGCACTGGGCTTGCTGTTTATGCCATGTGGGTGGGAATCCTCCAGCCTGGCTTCCGAAAAGTCCCCTTGAAGCTGCAG GTCCCGTACATTCCTGCCAGCAAAGCCCAAGTAGATAATGTGATGACATTGCTCAGAGGTCGAAAAGGAGGCCTTGTTGATTTGGGATCTGGTGATGGCCGCATT GTCTTGGAAGCCCATAGGAAGGGTTTCACTCCTGCTGTTGGTTATGAGCTCAACCCCTGGCTTGTTCGCCTGGCCCGCTTTCATGCATGGAGAGCAGGCCATCATGAAAAAGTGTCATACCGACGAGAAGATCTCTGGAAG GTCGACTTAACAGAATGCAAGAATATCACAGTGTTTTTGGCTCCTAGTGTG CTTTCATTGCTGCAGCAGAAGTTGCAGGCTGAGCTGCCTGATGATGCCTTAGTGATAGCTGGTCGTTTTCCCTTCCCTGACTGGAAACCCTGCAGGATTGAGGGACATGGTGTGGACAGAGCCTGGGCatacaacatgcaaacacaaagacagcacaTCTTTAAGAAAAATGACACGCTAAAGGATAGCATCAGTGAATTAACCAGGGAGAAAGGATCCACTTGA
- the hirip3 gene encoding HIRA-interacting protein 3 isoform X1 codes for MMLSEKEAKSIRKFVCGELRDEPDLSTLTLRILKKRYLARVQCDSLSPEAKHYMKQVIGEELVKSSRMQDSDKSGSEVETKKPQNKRKRERDNDEVTSGEEDESTAKKSRCQSGSSSESEDKEDCKTGSEESEEDEKIKSEDEEQEVEKSQPKKNGGRKPQTNSENSTDEEKSESEKSESDCGDSPKKVSKKKASTTKNEETGKKTPQSDEENDTDTDNKSEKGDKITANGSSDNSEKAEDKVSVEKKNSGSDSDSSSLPSLDDEKDSETEKTEKTRDDEKKKKKTVKKEESAKDQKNDDKAVTRLKRYISLCGVRRNYKKLLEGCRSVRSQVAALKKELEDLGVHGQPSIEKCKKVRKKREEAQEIAELDVSNIIATQGRPKRRASAWQEQHDPPPPSSPYLRTLDSGSDSDADAQRGRRRATDWSNLQGIISDDADSD; via the exons ATGATGCTGTCAGAGAAGGAGGCGAAAAGTATCCGCAAGTTTGTGTGCGGTGAACTCCGCGATGAGCCAGACCTCAG CACTCTGACCTTACGAATTTTAAAAAAGCGATATCTGGCACGGGTGCAATGTGATTCATTAAGTCCAGAGGCCAAACATTACATGAAACAGGTGATTGGAGAGGAACTGGTGAAAAGCAGTAGGATGCAG GACAGTGACAAAAGTGGAAGTGAGGTGGAGACCAAGAAGCCccaaaacaaaaggaagaggGAAAGGGACAATGACGAGGTGACAAGTGGGGAAGAAGATGAATCCACAGCTAAGAAATCACGTTGTCAGTCAGGCTCCTCATCAG AATCGGAGGATAAAGAGGACTgcaaaacaggaagtgaggagaGTGAAGAAGACGAGAAAATTAAATCTGAGGATGAAGAGCAAGAGGTGGAAAAATCACAGCCAAAGAAAAATGGAGGCCGTAAACCacagacaaacagtgaaaactctacagatgaggaaaaaagtgaATCAGAAAAATCAGAGAGTGACTGTGGTGACAGTCCAAAAAAAGTGTCGAAAAAGAAAGCAAGTACTACAAAGAATGaagagacaggaaagaaaacaccacagagtgatgaagagaatgacactgacacagataACAAGTCAGAAAAGGGCGACAAAATCACTGCCAATGGCTCCTCAGACAACAGTGAAAAAG CAGAAGATAAAGTCTcagtagaaaagaaaaatagcgGCTCCGACTCAGATTCATCATCACTTCCCTCCCTGGACGATGAAAAAGATagtgagacagaaaagacagaaaagacacgagatgatgaaaagaagaagaagaaaactgtgaaaaaagaggagagtgCCAAAGATCAAAAG AACGACGACAAAGCAGTCACGAGGCTCAAACGCTACATCAGTCTCTGTGGAGTCCGGCGGAATTACAAGAAGCTCCTTGAAGGCTGTCGCTCTGTTCGCTCCCAGGTGGCTGCTCTGAAGAAGGAGCTTGAAGATCTCGGTGTCCATG GCCAGCCATCTATTGAGAAATGCAAAAAAgtcagaaagaagagagaggaagctcAGGAAATCGCTGAGCTTGATGTCAGCAACATCATTGCAACACAag GTCGACCTAAGCGCAGAGCATCAGCATGGCAAGAGCAACATgaccctccccctccttcctctccataTCTGCGCACTCTGGACTCCGGCTCTGATAGTGATGCAGACGCACAGAGAGGGCGCAGAAGAGCAACAGACTGGTCCAACCTGCAGGGAATAATCAGCGACGATGCAGATAGTGACTGA